A genomic window from Chloroflexota bacterium includes:
- a CDS encoding DNA translocase FtsK, translating to MNFQADKIEMVLAAHKAPARVWGGRLTPRTVQFHIAPAPTTKLARLETLTEEIALALGVQSARLTRQQGTLSLEVPRADSRFVSFAELDTRLQTDAATVRALMCAGTATLGLDSEGVPLLLRLPSPDVAHVLIAGTTGSGKTELARTLIASLAIHQKPRDLQLALFDPKMHGLAPFASMPHLLFPIVASADEMLVRLSYLVAEMERRDREQIIRPRIVVVIDELADALQTCGRELEAYLTRLVQRGRSAGISVIACTQKPTASAVGTLMKANFPVRIVGRVASAEDARVAAGIGGTGAEKLAGRGDFLLIAGGQVIRFQAAQVRASDLAQPMRAANNPGLRDRVMAQLKRVK from the coding sequence TTGAATTTCCAAGCCGATAAAATCGAAATGGTGCTTGCCGCGCACAAAGCGCCGGCGCGCGTGTGGGGCGGACGCTTGACGCCGCGCACGGTGCAATTTCACATCGCGCCCGCGCCGACGACGAAACTCGCGCGCCTCGAAACGCTCACCGAAGAGATCGCGCTCGCGCTTGGCGTCCAGTCCGCGCGATTGACGCGGCAACAAGGAACGCTCTCGCTCGAAGTGCCGCGCGCCGATTCGCGTTTCGTTTCCTTCGCAGAACTCGACACGCGATTGCAAACCGACGCGGCGACTGTGCGCGCGCTGATGTGCGCCGGTACCGCGACACTCGGTTTGGATTCAGAAGGAGTGCCGCTGCTGTTGCGTTTGCCATCGCCGGATGTCGCGCACGTGCTCATCGCGGGAACGACCGGCAGCGGTAAGACCGAGCTGGCGCGCACGCTCATCGCTTCGCTCGCGATCCACCAAAAGCCGCGCGATCTGCAACTCGCGCTGTTCGATCCCAAGATGCACGGTCTCGCACCGTTCGCGTCCATGCCACACCTGCTCTTTCCGATAGTCGCGAGCGCCGACGAAATGCTTGTGCGTCTAAGTTATCTCGTCGCGGAAATGGAACGCCGCGACCGCGAGCAAATCATCCGTCCGCGCATCGTCGTTGTGATAGATGAACTAGCGGACGCGCTGCAAACGTGCGGACGCGAACTCGAAGCGTATCTCACGCGGCTCGTACAACGCGGACGCAGCGCCGGCATCTCGGTAATCGCGTGCACGCAAAAACCAACCGCAAGCGCGGTCGGCACACTGATGAAAGCGAATTTCCCGGTACGGATCGTCGGACGCGTGGCAAGCGCGGAAGATGCGCGGGTCGCCGCCGGCATTGGTGGAACCGGCGCGGAGAAACTCGCCGGGCGCGGCGACTTTCTCTTGATCGCGGGCGGGCAAGTGATTCGTTTTCAAGCCGCGCAGGTTCGCGCCAGCGACCTCGCGCAACCAATGCGCGCGGCGAACAACCCAGGTCTGCGCGACCGCGTGATGGCTCAGTTAAAACGCGTCAAGTGA
- the rpsT gene encoding 30S ribosomal protein S20, whose amino-acid sequence MANTSAAEKAMRQSERRRTRNRVIRAQARTEVKDATKAIATNNAADSEKAVKQAIRALDQAAQKGIIKKNNAARRKSRLLKKLNALRAPK is encoded by the coding sequence TTGGCTAACACATCCGCCGCCGAAAAGGCAATGCGCCAGAGCGAACGTCGCCGCACGCGCAATCGCGTCATCCGCGCGCAAGCGCGCACCGAAGTCAAAGACGCGACCAAAGCGATCGCGACCAACAACGCCGCCGACTCCGAAAAAGCAGTCAAGCAGGCGATCCGCGCGCTCGATCAAGCCGCGCAAAAAGGCATTATCAAAAAGAATAACGCCGCCCGCCGCAAATCGCGCTTGCTGAAAAAACTCAACGCGTTGCGCGCCCCCAAGTAA
- the lexA gene encoding repressor LexA — translation MAELGTHEIEIWHYIARYKREHNGCSPTYEQIGDAVGISSKDHVKRDLEKLDAAGYIRLPRGVARGIELLQDPLEPPASSHMIRLPLLGVIHAGEAIPTLDQNITPLEWVQVARNLVGNGKNMYLLQVSGNSMIDALVNDGDTIVMEQTQLADDGDLVAAWLKKKQATTLKRFFRRDGWIVLRPENPTLQEKKYRPSEIEIQGKVVCVIRSNTRPGASFVTRPIRPN, via the coding sequence ATGGCAGAACTGGGCACCCATGAGATTGAGATTTGGCATTACATCGCACGCTACAAGCGCGAGCACAACGGTTGCTCGCCCACCTATGAACAAATCGGCGACGCCGTTGGCATCTCCTCTAAAGATCATGTCAAGCGCGATTTGGAGAAGCTCGACGCGGCGGGCTATATCCGGTTACCGCGCGGGGTCGCACGCGGCATCGAATTGTTGCAAGACCCACTCGAACCACCCGCATCGTCGCACATGATTCGCTTGCCTCTGCTCGGCGTCATCCACGCCGGCGAGGCGATCCCCACACTCGATCAAAACATTACGCCGCTGGAATGGGTCCAGGTCGCGCGCAACCTGGTCGGCAATGGCAAGAATATGTACTTGCTCCAGGTTTCGGGCAACTCGATGATCGACGCGCTCGTCAACGACGGCGACACGATTGTGATGGAACAAACCCAATTGGCGGATGACGGCGACCTGGTTGCCGCGTGGCTCAAAAAGAAACAAGCCACCACGTTGAAACGATTCTTCCGACGCGATGGATGGATCGTGTTGCGTCCGGAAAATCCGACTCTGCAAGAGAAAAAATATCGTCCCAGCGAAATCGAGATTCAAGGCAAGGTCGTGTGTGTGATTCGTAGCAATACGCGCCCCGGCGCGTCGTTCGTCACGCGACCGATCCGACCCAACTAA
- a CDS encoding HAMP domain-containing protein, whose protein sequence is MKWRFPFKSLRTGLLLTYLALIATSVGLLGWRIGASLDASRFAETRRDQEGRAILTASAMGDWLFNYQNNKIDRTMLMAEIEGLSAQIHQRVALLDVDGTTLVDSEHQPNGADIDPSPQEIGIALSGHPTGAIHFDPDDNDDALFTIAPVIYQKQILGIVRLELHMRLVREASQQLWLRIIGVSLLAGLVTVVVSLWFANVLTKPISRLRQASVALAQGDLKQRVPVSGPEELRNLATSFNLMADRLARVMQDQRAFVANAAHEFRTPLTNIRLRAEALREGAKDDPAVADRFLMDIEDEIARLTRLVDELLDLSRLESGLVESRRAPVALQDIARAVIGEYAARAEKAGVALKFDAPHALPQVNADTDQVWRVFINLVDNAIKFTPHGGNVRVELTAAPNASFRQWLGPEHWVVASVCDTGIGIPVEDLPRIFDRFYRSDKARARATGGAGLGLAIVKSIVDAHAGKIWAESEPGKGTQIHVALPAA, encoded by the coding sequence ATGAAATGGCGTTTCCCGTTCAAGTCGCTTCGAACCGGATTGCTGTTGACGTACCTGGCGCTCATCGCGACGAGTGTGGGCTTGCTCGGTTGGCGTATCGGTGCGTCATTGGATGCGAGCCGCTTTGCCGAGACACGCCGCGATCAGGAAGGGCGTGCCATTCTTACCGCGAGTGCGATGGGTGATTGGCTGTTTAACTATCAGAATAATAAAATTGATCGCACGATGTTAATGGCTGAGATTGAAGGGCTCTCAGCGCAAATCCACCAACGCGTTGCTTTGTTGGATGTGGATGGCACGACGCTGGTGGATTCGGAACACCAACCCAATGGCGCGGATATTGATCCTTCGCCGCAGGAGATTGGTATCGCGCTTAGTGGTCATCCGACGGGCGCGATTCACTTCGATCCGGACGATAACGATGATGCGTTGTTCACCATCGCGCCGGTGATCTATCAGAAACAAATCCTGGGCATCGTGCGGCTCGAATTGCACATGCGCCTCGTGCGCGAAGCGAGCCAACAGTTGTGGCTGAGAATTATCGGCGTGTCCCTTTTAGCCGGCTTGGTGACGGTAGTCGTGAGTCTGTGGTTTGCGAATGTATTGACCAAACCGATCTCGCGTCTGCGGCAAGCCTCGGTCGCGTTAGCCCAGGGCGATTTGAAACAGCGGGTTCCCGTTTCGGGTCCCGAAGAATTGCGAAATCTCGCGACGAGTTTCAACCTGATGGCGGACCGCCTCGCGCGTGTGATGCAAGACCAGCGCGCGTTCGTCGCGAATGCGGCGCACGAATTTCGGACGCCGCTTACGAACATTCGTTTACGCGCCGAAGCATTGCGCGAAGGCGCGAAAGACGATCCGGCGGTTGCCGATCGGTTTCTCATGGATATTGAAGACGAAATCGCACGGCTGACACGTCTCGTGGACGAACTGCTTGACTTGTCGCGCCTCGAGAGTGGTTTGGTCGAATCGCGCCGCGCGCCAGTGGCGCTCCAAGATATCGCGCGCGCTGTGATTGGCGAGTACGCTGCGCGCGCCGAAAAAGCCGGCGTCGCGCTCAAGTTCGACGCGCCCCACGCGTTACCCCAGGTCAATGCGGACACCGATCAAGTGTGGCGTGTGTTCATCAACCTGGTTGACAACGCGATCAAGTTCACGCCCCATGGTGGCAATGTGCGAGTGGAACTTACCGCCGCGCCGAATGCGTCGTTCCGACAATGGCTCGGTCCAGAGCATTGGGTCGTCGCGTCGGTGTGTGATACCGGGATCGGGATTCCGGTGGAAGACTTGCCGCGCATTTTTGATCGGTTCTATCGAAGCGACAAGGCGCGCGCGCGCGCGACCGGTGGCGCGGGGTTGGGTCTCGCGATTGTCAAAAGCATCGTTGACGCGCACGCCGGGAAAATCTGGGCGGAGAGCGAGCCGGGCAAGGGTACGCAAATCCATGTTGCCTTGCCGGCAGCGTGA